A stretch of Candidatus Sphingomonas phytovorans DNA encodes these proteins:
- the folE gene encoding GTP cyclohydrolase I FolE gives MSIEHHPDGHENGDLVTETPKIPVPDDVAEAVRTLIRWSGDDPTREGLLDTPQRVARAWKEYCSGYGDDPAHHLSRIFEEVGGYDEIVLLKDIPFQSHCEHHMAPIIGKAHIAYLPGNYVVGISKLARVLHAFARRLQVQERLTAEVADCIWENLKPVGVAVVIEASHACMTARGVRTPGVSMVTSRMMGVFREDDRSRKEVLALMGY, from the coding sequence ATGAGTATTGAACATCACCCTGACGGGCACGAAAACGGCGACCTCGTCACCGAAACGCCCAAGATACCAGTGCCGGACGACGTAGCGGAGGCGGTACGCACCCTGATTCGATGGTCGGGCGACGATCCGACGCGCGAAGGGCTGCTCGACACGCCGCAGCGCGTGGCGCGCGCGTGGAAGGAATATTGTTCGGGGTATGGCGACGATCCCGCGCATCATCTGTCGCGCATTTTCGAAGAAGTGGGCGGGTATGACGAGATCGTCCTGCTGAAGGACATCCCGTTCCAGTCGCATTGCGAGCATCACATGGCGCCGATCATCGGCAAGGCGCATATCGCCTATCTGCCGGGCAATTATGTCGTCGGCATCTCGAAGCTGGCGCGCGTGCTCCATGCCTTTGCTCGGCGCCTTCAGGTGCAGGAGCGGCTGACCGCGGAGGTGGCCGATTGCATCTGGGAGAATCTCAAGCCGGTCGGCGTCGCCGTGGTGATCGAGGCGAGCCATGCCTGCATGACGGCGCGGGGCGTGCGAACGCCGGGCGTCTCCATGGTGACGAGCCGGATGATGGGGGTGTTCCGCGAGGACGACCGCAGCCGCAAGGAAGTGCTCGCGCTGATGGGATATTGA
- a CDS encoding SDR family oxidoreductase gives MRETVWTVLVTGAPRRIGAAIARHLGARGWRVAVHHHHSAGEAEALAAELPGACVLMGDLAAAETAARLVAEARAAFGGPLGAVVNNASLFTYDRPPSIDPAMLRGHAAVNLDAPVLLASALAAQEDLAAGAVVNILDQKLANPNPDFFSYSCGKIALGGATAMLAQALGPRIRVNAVSPGLSLPSLDQSDAEFRAVASENLLRRPVDVASIAEAVEFLLTARGIHGQNIFVDNGQHFLPRDGDVMFETRRAPEPVHG, from the coding sequence GTGCGGGAGACGGTGTGGACGGTACTGGTGACAGGCGCGCCGCGGCGGATCGGTGCGGCCATCGCGCGGCATCTGGGCGCGCGCGGCTGGCGGGTCGCCGTCCATCACCATCATTCAGCGGGAGAAGCCGAGGCGCTGGCGGCTGAACTGCCGGGCGCCTGCGTGCTGATGGGCGATCTCGCGGCGGCGGAGACGGCAGCCCGGTTGGTGGCGGAGGCCCGGGCGGCGTTCGGCGGGCCGCTCGGCGCTGTGGTCAACAATGCGTCGCTCTTCACTTATGACCGTCCTCCATCGATCGATCCGGCTATGCTGCGCGGCCATGCGGCGGTGAATCTCGACGCGCCGGTGCTGCTTGCATCGGCGCTGGCGGCGCAGGAGGATCTGGCGGCCGGGGCGGTGGTCAACATCCTCGACCAGAAGCTGGCCAATCCGAATCCCGACTTCTTCTCGTATAGCTGCGGCAAGATCGCGCTTGGCGGTGCTACGGCGATGCTTGCCCAGGCGCTTGGGCCGCGCATTCGGGTCAACGCCGTGTCGCCGGGGCTGTCGCTGCCAAGCCTCGACCAGAGCGACGCGGAGTTCCGCGCGGTGGCAAGCGAGAATCTGCTGCGGCGTCCGGTCGATGTGGCGTCGATCGCCGAGGCGGTCGAATTCCTGCTGACCGCGCGGGGAATCCACGGCCAGAATATCTTCGTGGACAATGGCCAGCATTTCCTGCCGCGTGACGGCGATGTGATGTTCGAGACGCGCCGGGCACCCGAGCCGGTGCATGGCTGA
- a CDS encoding dihydroneopterin aldolase → MAEGVRFTTILEGLELVMGLGIHAEELAGPQRVIVSVRMEVDYPTPPHDDRIEEVLDYDFIRADIRALVAGRHFHLQETLCEAVAALCLADRRVAQVTVRSMKPDIYPDAAVGCEIVRGRGIA, encoded by the coding sequence ATGGCTGAGGGCGTGCGGTTCACCACGATCCTGGAAGGGCTTGAACTCGTCATGGGCCTTGGCATCCATGCCGAGGAACTGGCCGGGCCGCAGCGCGTGATCGTCTCGGTACGGATGGAGGTCGACTATCCAACGCCGCCCCACGACGACCGGATCGAGGAAGTGCTCGACTATGACTTCATCCGGGCGGACATCCGGGCGCTGGTCGCCGGGCGGCATTTCCATCTTCAGGAGACCCTGTGCGAGGCGGTCGCTGCCTTGTGCCTTGCCGATCGCCGTGTCGCGCAGGTGACGGTGCGGTCGATGAAGCCCGACATCTACCCGGATGCGGCGGTCGGGTGCGAGATCGTGCGGGGCAGGGGCATCGCCTGA